Proteins from a genomic interval of Lolium perenne isolate Kyuss_39 chromosome 1, Kyuss_2.0, whole genome shotgun sequence:
- the LOC127318779 gene encoding UDP-glycosyltransferase 87A2, translated as MGSMAAAPCHLVAVPFPGRGHVNSMLNLCRILAARDGVSATVVVTEEWLGLLGGSPALEPGIRLEAIPNVIPSEHGRAADWVGFVEAVYTKMEAPFEQLLDRLGAAPAAIVADTYVPWAVSVGNRRGVPVCILSALNATIFSVHYHFDRLPVAAGGSAEITDVADPSLIESYIHGLKSIRLADLEPSHTDKTRLDKILEAYPYVRKAQCVIFSSFYELESSAIDSLRQELHCPVFAVGPCVPFMSLQENNVHPAEDQGGYMAWLDEQPANSVLYISLGSFLSVSSAQLEEIATGLAQSKVRFLWVLRDTCSRVQELIHGSNCVIVPWCDQLKVLRHPSLCGFFTHCGYNSTLEALYAGVPMLALPIALDQPINSRLIVDEWKVGYGLKEKSRTDGVVGSEVIAETVKKLMSCDSSEGVRRASLMKEAALTAIEGGGSSHRDVTSFIDYISHFKS; from the exons ATGGGCTCCATGGCGGCGGCGCCGTGCCACCTGGTGGCCGTGCCATTCCCCGGCCGCGGCCACGTCAACTCGATGCTGAACCTGTGCCGCATCCTCGCCGCCCGCGACGGCGTCTCGGCCACCGTCGTCGTCACCGAGGAGTGGCTCGGCCTGCTCGGCGGCAGCCCCGCGCTGGAGCCGGGTATCCGCCTCGAGGCCATCCCCAACGTCATCCCCTCCGAGCACGGCCGCGCCGCCGACTGGGTCGGGTTCGTGGAGGCCGTGTACACAAAAATGGAGGCGCCGTTCGAGCAACTCCTCGACCGGCTCGGGGCCGCACCCGCGGCCATCGTTGCTGACACGTACGTGCCCTGGGCTGTCAGCGTCGGCAACCGGAGGGGCGTCCCGGTGTGCATCCTCTCGGCGCTCAACGCCACCATATTCTCCGTGCATTACCACTTCGACAGGTTGCCCGTGGCTGCCGGCGGTAGCGCGGAAATAACCG ATGTCGCTGACCCCAGTTTGATCGAGAGCTACATTCATGGGCTCAAATCCATCAGGCTAGCGGATCTTGAGCCGTCACACACCGACAAGACTAGGTTGGATAAAATCCTTGAAGCCTACCCTTACGTGAGGAAAGCACAGTGCGTCATCTTCAGCAGCTTCTACGAGCTCGAGAGCAGCGCCATTGATTCTCTTAGGCAAGAGCTCCACTGCCCTGTGTTCGCCGTCGGCCCTTGCGTCCCCTTCATGTCGCTCCAAGAAAACAATGTCCATCCAGCAGAAGACCAAGGGGGCTACATGGCTTGGCTGGACGAACAGCCGGCGAACTCAGTGCTCTACATCTCGCTCGGAAGCTTCCTCTCGGTGTCCTCCGCCCAACTCGAGGAGATCGCCACCGGTTTGGCGCAGAGCAAGGTCAGGTTCCTCTGGGTGCTCCGGGACACGTGCTCCCGCGTGCAGGAATTGATCCATGGAAGCAACTGCGTGATAGTTCCATGGTGTGACCAGCTGAAGGTCCTGCGCCATCCTTCGCTCTGCGGGTTCTTCACCCACTGCGGCTACAACTCCACGCTCGAGGCGCTGTACGCCGGTGTGCCgatgctggctctgccgatagcTCTCGATCAGCCGATCAACAGCCGGCTCATCGTCGACGAGTGGAAGGTGGGGTACGGCCTCAAGGAGAAGAGCCGGACTGACGGCGTGGTCGGGAGCGAAGTTATTGCTGAAACCGTGAAGAAGCTCATGAGTTGTGATAGCTCCGAGGGCGTGAGGAGAGCTTCGCTGATGAAAGAGGCTGCTCTCACCGCGATTGAAGGGGGTGGTTCCTCGCACAGAGACGTGACGTCTTTCATCGACTACATTTCACATTTCAAGAGCTAA